The genomic stretch TCCCTCAACCTTCGCCTATATACACAAACTctgaaactcctccctcaacctCCAGACCATCTAACCAACCTTCTcaaaaattcaaccttgccaccaCATCTCTACCTATTTCAGAAGCAGAAATGTTGAACGAAACCACTTCACCCTCCTCATCATCATCTTCAGAATCCCCACCTTACTACACCCTTTCATCTGACACTGAACCCTCTGACCCCCACTCCCTAACTCTGGCTCAGCTTCAACAtcgtgctctggcctctcaacaaCCAACACAATCTAACCCTGAACCAGAAGTTACCTCTCCACCCACAAAAAACCCAAACACAACCACCTCTGACCCTCCACCATCTGAACCAATCCACTCTGAATCACAACCATTCCAACCACAAAACTCCGAAACACCCCAACCAACTACCTCCGCTGACCCACCAACTCCCATTCTTCACTTAAGCCCCCCCCCACTTCTCCACCCCAAGGCTCT from Lathyrus oleraceus cultivar Zhongwan6 chromosome 7, CAAS_Psat_ZW6_1.0, whole genome shotgun sequence encodes the following:
- the LOC127104034 gene encoding extensin-like, with amino-acid sequence MYYLDDLRKQGVDISDFTLDWLPEFPLDFMKRTREPSEKIKQAKRAKLGESSGPRPPVPLVGSLGKFVPLPPSVIIKPISSSIPQPSPIYTNSETPPSTSRPSNQPSQKFNLATTSLPISEAEMLNETTSPSSSSSSESPPYYTLSSDTEPSDPHSLTLAQLQHRALASQQPTQSNPEPEVTSPPTKNPNTTTSDPPPSEPIHSESQPFQPQNSETPQPTTSADPPTPILHLSPPPLLHPKALNQKPPL